From Anaerolineales bacterium, one genomic window encodes:
- a CDS encoding YciI family protein: MKDDQQFLYTIRPVRIEMLTEGPTARETEVISLHFDHLSELAAQGIVEFAGRTDTDDERTFGIVVFNARSEKDALKIVHSDPAVAEGVMVPELFPFRLAVRASY; the protein is encoded by the coding sequence ATGAAAGACGACCAGCAATTTCTGTACACAATTCGACCGGTCCGGATCGAGATGCTGACCGAAGGCCCCACAGCTCGGGAAACTGAAGTTATCTCCCTGCATTTTGATCATCTATCTGAATTGGCGGCTCAGGGGATTGTAGAATTCGCAGGCCGCACGGATACCGACGACGAGCGAACTTTCGGCATCGTCGTGTTTAACGCCCGATCGGAAAAAGATGCACTTAAAATCGTACATTCGGATCCTGCTGTCGCGGAAGGGGTCATGGTTCCGGAATTGTTTCCTTTCCGCCTCGCAGTCCGCGCTTCGTATTGA
- a CDS encoding ATP-binding cassette domain-containing protein — protein sequence MEIEYLLDRKPDSLSQGEKQRVALGRCITRDPRVILLDEPISNLDQQLRLRYRVELKKLLQRYGVTAVYVTHDQQEAMMMADLVAIMNIGSVEQVATYDRIYRNPANVFVANFLNIDMDTPAINFIDGSLISPPFDNYLVGIRPEALLPVDAGIPEYTLKATVSDILEMPVKGVNIVSLRVGEDQIVARIPDTRILRIGSELQMVPTEIHLFSRNTKKRVRSIQPKLR from the coding sequence GTGGAAATTGAATATCTGTTGGATCGCAAACCGGACAGCCTTTCTCAAGGAGAGAAACAAAGAGTGGCGTTGGGGCGCTGCATAACCAGGGATCCCAGAGTCATTCTTCTGGATGAGCCGATATCGAATCTCGACCAACAGCTTCGTCTACGCTATCGAGTCGAATTGAAAAAGTTGCTGCAACGTTACGGGGTCACGGCTGTGTATGTGACGCACGATCAACAAGAAGCGATGATGATGGCCGATTTGGTGGCGATCATGAATATCGGAAGTGTGGAACAGGTGGCAACCTACGACCGTATTTACCGGAATCCGGCAAACGTCTTTGTGGCGAATTTCCTGAACATTGATATGGACACGCCAGCGATCAACTTTATCGATGGTTCCTTGATTTCACCGCCTTTCGACAATTATCTGGTCGGCATTCGGCCGGAGGCACTCTTACCGGTTGACGCAGGGATTCCGGAATATACACTCAAAGCCACGGTGAGCGACATTCTCGAGATGCCGGTCAAGGGGGTGAACATCGTTTCGCTGCGTGTCGGTGAGGATCAAATCGTTGCCAGAATTCCTGATACCCGAATCCTGCGTATCGGTTCGGAACTACAAATGGTGCCAACAGAAATACACCTTTTCTCTCGAAACACGAAGAAACGCGTAAGGTCGATTCAACCAAAGCTCAGGTGA
- a CDS encoding ATP-binding cassette domain-containing protein, which translates to MKNLNLIIPDKKTVVLLGPSGCGKTTLLRIIAGLTKPDSGSVRYDGVDMQGTSPGERHIGIVFQQFALYPPLTVFLFQEKDPRIEQNRTVEIRANESASRCGN; encoded by the coding sequence ATGAAGAACCTGAATCTGATCATTCCGGACAAGAAAACCGTCGTATTGCTTGGACCGAGCGGATGCGGAAAGACAACGCTGCTTCGAATTATCGCCGGTTTGACGAAGCCGGATTCGGGCAGCGTTCGCTATGACGGAGTCGACATGCAAGGCACGTCACCGGGAGAGCGACATATTGGGATCGTTTTCCAGCAGTTCGCACTCTATCCGCCGCTCACCGTATTTCTTTTTCAAGAAAAAGACCCCCGAATTGAACAAAATCGCACAGTAGAAATTCGAGCAAACGAGTCAGCTTCTAGGTGTGGAAATTGA
- a CDS encoding cation diffusion facilitator family transporter — translation MGNRQGHHHSTTAGLRTAFFLNLVFTVVEIVGGFLTNSLAILSDAMHDLGDAVSLGLGWYLEHFSQKESDRRYTYGYRRFSLLGALINTVILIIGALYIALEAIPRLFAPERPNAQGMAILALGGILVNGIAAFRLRRDGTFNARTIGWHFIEDVLGWIAVLVVSIILLFADLYFLDPLLSILISIYVLYNVIRNLRQTLGLFLQAVPARYEIEKINERLLKIENVESVHHTHIWSLDGVHHVLTTHVVVSEDTPRESVKCVKQDIRELVKELDISHITIDIEYGDTDCMMLST, via the coding sequence ATGGGGAATCGGCAAGGACATCATCACAGTACGACTGCCGGCTTGCGGACGGCTTTTTTTCTGAATCTGGTGTTTACCGTCGTCGAAATCGTCGGCGGCTTCTTGACCAACAGCCTGGCGATCTTGTCGGACGCCATGCACGATCTTGGGGACGCCGTCTCTCTTGGGTTGGGGTGGTATTTGGAGCACTTCTCCCAAAAAGAAAGCGATCGACGATATACCTACGGGTATCGGAGGTTCTCACTTCTTGGTGCACTGATCAACACGGTCATTCTCATCATAGGTGCTCTCTACATTGCACTCGAGGCGATTCCAAGGCTGTTTGCTCCGGAACGGCCGAATGCACAAGGTATGGCAATCCTGGCCCTGGGTGGCATTCTCGTGAATGGCATTGCAGCTTTTCGGCTTCGGAGAGATGGAACCTTCAACGCCCGAACGATCGGCTGGCATTTTATCGAAGATGTACTCGGTTGGATTGCCGTACTTGTCGTCAGCATCATTCTCTTGTTCGCAGATCTCTATTTTCTCGATCCGCTACTGTCGATATTGATTTCCATATACGTGCTGTATAACGTGATAAGAAACTTGAGGCAGACCCTCGGTCTCTTTCTTCAAGCCGTTCCCGCACGGTATGAAATTGAAAAAATCAACGAACGCTTGCTAAAGATCGAGAACGTCGAGTCGGTTCATCACACGCACATATGGTCGTTGGATGGCGTCCATCACGTTTTGACAACCCACGTCGTCGTGAGCGAGGATACGCCAAGAGAAAGCGTGAAATGTGTCAAGCAGGATATTCGCGAACTTGTAAAAGAATTGGACATCTCGCACATCACGATCGACATCGAATATGGTGATACCGATTGCATGATGTTATCGACTTGA